Proteins co-encoded in one bacterium genomic window:
- a CDS encoding FAD-dependent oxidoreductase — MGVEQEIEIACDVLVVGAGLGGCAAALRAVRLGRRVCLIEETGWPGGQISTQGVSSLDEHRYIETFGGTGSYYALREAIRSYYRSQYALTSAAAAAPQLNPGNAWVSRLSFEPRAGAAVLEAMMAGPHETGELQVFYHTRAVAAEVYDGQVASVLTRHRENGTFIRFRAAFVLDATDLGDVLVYTATAYALGQESRAETGEPSAPDVPNPACLQNFTFPIAVEYCPGEDHTIPKPEGYEQNRDAQPYTFVYRPWLTGTPPYKMFATAQGTGGPFWTYRRALDARNFNDPRVPRDVSILNWTGNDFRGGTVVDRAADEQATRYRQARLLSLGFLYWLQTEAPRDEGGTGYPELRLRPDVMGSADGLSQVPYVREGRRLRARSTIVERDIAAHAHPESRAARFDDAVGIAFYPIDLHGCGDRTTDIDTKPFQIPLGALVPARTSNLLPAAKNIGTTHITNGAYRLHPA; from the coding sequence ATGGGAGTGGAGCAGGAGATCGAGATCGCCTGCGACGTCCTCGTTGTGGGCGCCGGCCTTGGCGGGTGCGCAGCGGCCCTGCGCGCGGTCCGGCTCGGGCGGCGGGTGTGCCTCATCGAAGAGACGGGGTGGCCGGGCGGTCAGATCAGCACGCAGGGCGTCTCGTCGCTCGACGAACACCGTTACATCGAAACGTTCGGCGGGACCGGCTCGTACTATGCGCTGCGTGAGGCGATCCGCAGTTACTACCGCTCGCAGTACGCGCTCACCTCCGCGGCTGCGGCCGCTCCGCAACTCAACCCCGGCAACGCGTGGGTCAGCCGGCTGTCGTTCGAACCCCGCGCCGGCGCCGCGGTGCTCGAGGCGATGATGGCCGGCCCGCACGAGACCGGCGAGCTCCAGGTCTTCTACCACACGCGCGCGGTCGCCGCGGAAGTCTACGACGGACAGGTCGCGTCCGTCCTCACGCGGCACCGCGAGAACGGAACATTCATCCGGTTCCGGGCGGCGTTCGTCCTCGACGCCACGGATCTGGGCGACGTGCTCGTCTACACGGCGACGGCGTATGCGCTCGGGCAGGAATCGCGGGCGGAGACCGGAGAGCCATCGGCGCCCGACGTACCGAACCCGGCCTGCCTCCAGAACTTCACCTTCCCGATCGCCGTGGAGTACTGTCCTGGGGAAGACCACACGATCCCCAAACCCGAGGGGTACGAGCAGAATCGCGACGCCCAGCCCTACACGTTCGTCTATCGTCCGTGGCTGACCGGCACGCCCCCGTACAAGATGTTCGCAACGGCCCAGGGGACCGGGGGTCCGTTCTGGACGTACCGGCGCGCGCTGGACGCGCGCAACTTCAACGACCCGCGGGTTCCCCGCGACGTCAGCATCCTGAACTGGACGGGGAACGACTTTCGCGGAGGCACCGTCGTCGACCGGGCGGCCGACGAACAAGCGACGCGGTACCGGCAGGCGCGGTTGTTGAGCCTGGGTTTCCTGTACTGGCTCCAGACCGAAGCGCCCCGGGACGAAGGCGGCACCGGGTACCCCGAGCTTCGTCTCCGGCCGGACGTGATGGGCAGCGCAGACGGCCTGTCGCAGGTCCCGTACGTGCGCGAGGGACGGCGCCTGCGGGCGCGTTCTACGATCGTCGAACGGGACATCGCGGCGCACGCACACCCCGAATCGCGCGCTGCACGCTTCGACGACGCGGTGGGAATCGCGTTCTATCCGATCGACCTCCACGGGTGCGGCGATCGGACGACCGACATCGACACCAAACCGTTCCAGATCCCGCTCGGCGCGCTGGTGCCAGCCCGAACGTCGAACCTCCTCCCGGCCGCCAAGAACATCGGCACGACCCACATCACGAACGGCGCGTACCGGCTCCATCCCGCGG
- a CDS encoding aminotransferase class III-fold pyridoxal phosphate-dependent enzyme translates to MTRSRPPVLRAPSLWHQGQTQAALARAGGPLLLVRGQGSHVWDSRGRDYLDARSGLWAVLVGYGRDDVIAAVDAQLRTLSFAPLTDVASPVAAELAVRLGALAPGDLESVALVPTGSEAVDTALKLARLFHYAGGDRRRRIVISREYSAHGSTYAGISLSDPDRGLLRGIGPGVRGIRFAPTPYRYRCPYCADASACTLACAGALEDAIIEAGPDRVAAIFAEPVPGPGGVIVPPDAYWPSVRALCDRYGVLLVADEVVTGFGRTGRWFACDHWGLVPDLLIVGKAMTGGYQSLAAVMMRRRVAERLATRLVPHGFTYSGHPAACAAALACLRIVEDEALAERAGRLGRRLLDGLRDALSGCPLVGEVRGIGLMAAVELVDDPATRAPARLTARLLRRLDADLRGRGVLCFVDNPVIVAPPLVVSDEDVDRLVSVVSESLRALAERRRTAWSG, encoded by the coding sequence ATGACGCGTTCACGTCCGCCCGTCCTGCGTGCGCCGTCTTTGTGGCATCAGGGGCAGACCCAGGCGGCGCTGGCCCGCGCCGGTGGCCCGCTGCTTCTCGTGCGAGGCCAGGGCAGCCACGTGTGGGATTCGCGGGGGCGCGACTACCTTGATGCGCGCTCCGGCCTGTGGGCGGTGCTGGTGGGGTACGGCCGCGACGATGTCATCGCCGCGGTGGACGCTCAACTCCGCACGCTCTCGTTTGCGCCGCTCACCGACGTGGCGTCGCCGGTGGCGGCGGAGCTCGCCGTCCGTCTCGGCGCGCTCGCGCCCGGCGATCTCGAGAGCGTGGCGCTCGTGCCGACCGGCTCCGAAGCGGTGGACACAGCGCTCAAACTCGCCAGGTTGTTTCACTATGCGGGCGGAGACCGTCGGCGGCGCATTGTGATCAGCCGCGAGTACTCGGCGCACGGCAGCACGTACGCCGGTATCTCGCTCAGCGACCCCGATCGCGGGTTGCTGCGGGGCATCGGTCCCGGCGTCCGCGGCATCCGGTTTGCGCCGACGCCGTATCGGTACCGCTGTCCCTACTGCGCGGACGCGTCGGCCTGCACGCTCGCGTGCGCGGGAGCGCTGGAGGACGCGATCATTGAGGCCGGCCCCGACCGCGTCGCCGCGATCTTCGCGGAGCCGGTCCCGGGACCGGGCGGCGTCATCGTTCCCCCGGACGCGTACTGGCCGAGCGTGCGCGCGCTCTGCGATCGGTACGGCGTGCTGCTCGTGGCCGATGAGGTGGTGACGGGGTTCGGGCGGACCGGCCGCTGGTTCGCGTGCGACCATTGGGGGCTGGTTCCGGATTTGCTGATCGTGGGGAAGGCCATGACCGGGGGATATCAGTCGCTCGCGGCGGTGATGATGCGCCGACGCGTCGCCGAGCGTCTCGCGACTCGGCTCGTGCCTCACGGGTTCACCTACAGCGGCCACCCGGCCGCGTGTGCGGCGGCGCTCGCGTGCCTGCGCATCGTCGAGGACGAGGCCTTGGCGGAGCGCGCCGGGCGCCTGGGGCGCCGCTTGCTCGACGGCCTCCGCGATGCCCTCTCGGGGTGTCCTCTCGTGGGCGAGGTACGCGGCATCGGGCTCATGGCCGCGGTGGAGTTGGTCGACGATCCAGCGACGCGCGCGCCGGCGCGTCTGACGGCGCGGTTGTTGCGCCGCCTGGACGCGGATCTGCGAGGGCGCGGCGTGCTGTGCTTCGTCGACAATCCCGTGATCGTCGCCCCGCCCCTCGTCGTCTCCGACGAGGACGTGGACCGCTTGGTGAGCGTCGTGTCAGAGTCGCTGCGCGCGCTGGCGGAGCGCCGGCGCACCGCGTGGAGCGGATGA
- a CDS encoding enoyl-CoA hydratase-related protein: MTEAIVTLDGQDGIFTLTLHRPDVLNALSTVLCRETADAIARVAQDPGARALILTGAGRAFCAGADLKEREGATLEALWAHNRSIVQLPHALERLSVPTIAAINGLALGGGCELALGCDLRWATEATVLGCPEVTRGIIPAAGATQRLPRLVGPSRAMAIILTGGRITAQEAYRIGLVDAVVPADRLLSAVTEVARVIAANAPLAVRAAKQAIREGLARGPEEGFELEGRLQRQLYETADCREGIASFRERRPPRWVGR; the protein is encoded by the coding sequence ATGACCGAGGCGATCGTGACGCTCGACGGCCAGGATGGCATCTTCACACTGACGCTGCACCGGCCGGACGTGCTGAACGCGCTGAGCACGGTCCTGTGTCGCGAGACCGCGGACGCGATCGCACGCGTCGCGCAGGATCCGGGTGCTCGGGCATTGATCCTCACGGGGGCGGGCCGTGCGTTCTGCGCTGGCGCCGACCTCAAGGAGCGGGAGGGCGCGACGCTCGAGGCGCTCTGGGCCCACAACCGCAGTATCGTGCAACTTCCGCACGCGCTCGAGCGGCTCTCGGTGCCGACGATCGCGGCTATCAACGGGTTGGCGCTCGGCGGCGGCTGCGAACTGGCGTTGGGATGCGACCTGCGGTGGGCCACCGAGGCAACCGTGCTCGGGTGTCCCGAGGTGACCCGCGGCATCATTCCGGCGGCCGGCGCGACCCAGCGATTGCCGCGCCTCGTGGGACCCTCGCGCGCAATGGCGATCATTCTGACCGGCGGGCGCATTACGGCGCAGGAAGCCTATCGGATCGGGTTGGTCGACGCGGTCGTTCCGGCGGATCGACTCTTGTCGGCCGTGACAGAGGTCGCGCGGGTGATCGCGGCCAATGCGCCGCTGGCCGTGCGCGCCGCGAAACAGGCGATCCGAGAAGGCTTGGCGCGCGGGCCGGAGGAGGGGTTCGAACTCGAGGGCCGGCTGCAGCGGCAGCTGTACGAGACTGCCGACTGCCGGGAGGGGATCGCGTCGTTCCGCGAGCGTCGGCCGCCGCGCTGGGTCGGGCGCTGA
- a CDS encoding sensor domain-containing diguanylate cyclase, with product MQNKPDKALAFLARLTTEFTVVLNLADLLHQVVDALRDAAGLDSCAIGLCETRDGEEVVVVRAGSGLRHIVRGYVLPRGQGLVWRVIDSATPEIVPDLHADGRVTRRDPGVRSGIFAPMISQGHCVGVLSAYRASTDAFTDADLDLLTVVASYLAGAIEVARLHEQLREAATTDSLTGLPNRRTLLERLTGEIGRCRRTTRPCSIALLDLDGFKTINDTFGHNAGDTALASFGRALHESIRLSDLAARYGGDEFVLLMPETSAEQAEALVTRLRAAEILPAHHHLALCWGTATWPVDGDTADQLLQAADTRLYAMKRRSLSPKTPTA from the coding sequence ATGCAGAACAAACCGGACAAGGCCCTCGCGTTTCTCGCGCGGCTGACGACCGAGTTCACCGTCGTGCTCAACCTGGCCGATCTGTTGCACCAGGTGGTGGACGCCCTGCGGGACGCGGCCGGGCTTGACTCGTGTGCGATCGGCCTGTGCGAGACACGCGACGGCGAGGAGGTCGTCGTGGTTCGAGCGGGCTCCGGACTCCGGCACATCGTACGCGGATACGTCCTACCCAGGGGCCAAGGGTTGGTGTGGAGGGTCATCGATTCGGCCACCCCCGAGATCGTGCCCGACCTCCACGCAGACGGTCGCGTGACCCGAAGAGACCCGGGTGTGCGCTCAGGCATCTTCGCGCCGATGATCAGCCAGGGCCACTGCGTCGGCGTCTTGAGCGCGTATCGCGCGTCCACCGACGCGTTCACAGATGCCGATCTGGACCTGCTCACGGTGGTGGCTAGCTATCTGGCGGGCGCGATCGAGGTGGCGCGCCTGCACGAACAGTTGCGGGAGGCCGCAACCACGGACTCGCTGACCGGGCTACCGAACCGCAGAACGCTACTTGAACGCCTGACCGGCGAGATCGGACGCTGCCGCCGCACCACCAGGCCGTGCAGCATCGCCCTGCTTGATCTCGATGGGTTCAAGACTATCAACGATACGTTCGGGCACAACGCGGGGGATACGGCGCTGGCCTCCTTTGGTCGCGCCTTGCACGAGTCCATTCGACTGTCCGACCTGGCCGCTCGGTACGGCGGCGACGAGTTCGTCCTGTTAATGCCCGAGACGTCCGCGGAGCAGGCGGAGGCCCTGGTCACCCGGCTGCGCGCGGCGGAGATCCTGCCCGCGCATCATCACCTGGCGTTGTGCTGGGGCACCGCGACGTGGCCGGTGGACGGAGATACCGCAGACCAGCTCTTGCAGGCGGCCGACACCCGCCTGTACGCGATGAAGCGGCGGTCGCTGTCGCCCAAGACACCCACCGCGTAG
- a CDS encoding transcriptional regulator GutM — protein sequence MSSTAAVIVIALAIVWTLQYLLTFRQMRRFYKRTAELRGDGLLSIGVAGSTWRRKQYAVLVVDEHQRIVHAEQLSGWTVFASLKPIPGIVGQPLGNLRDDDLKLPVSPKLLGALRSASTYIENRTIREGTTQANGTMGGKSATAS from the coding sequence ATGAGTTCCACGGCGGCGGTCATCGTCATCGCCCTAGCCATCGTGTGGACACTTCAGTACCTGCTGACCTTCCGGCAGATGCGGCGGTTCTACAAGCGCACGGCCGAGTTGCGAGGTGACGGACTGCTGTCCATTGGCGTGGCGGGCTCGACGTGGCGGCGGAAGCAGTACGCGGTGCTCGTGGTCGACGAGCATCAGCGGATCGTCCACGCTGAGCAACTCTCCGGTTGGACAGTGTTCGCGAGCTTGAAACCCATTCCGGGGATCGTCGGCCAGCCGCTGGGCAATCTGAGGGACGACGATCTCAAGCTGCCGGTGTCACCGAAGTTGTTGGGCGCGCTGCGTAGTGCGTCGACGTACATCGAAAACCGCACGATCCGCGAGGGTACGACGCAAGCAAACGGGACCATGGGGGGCAAATCGGCTACGGCGAGTTGA
- a CDS encoding PTS glucitol/sorbitol transporter subunit IIC: MDAVVASAVWFIGLFQAGAKYFTGLVTGIIPLVIVLMTAFNAVIALIGQERVDRFAVFASRPGWAYTPLRYVALPIVAVFFLTNPMAYTMGRFLPERLKPAFYDSAVSFVHPPLGLFPHVNPGELFVWAGIALGVTTGYGAATTARLAVAYLIMGVVVIFIRGIVTERITAALWKAPAQTPETVAVAGEGEAP; encoded by the coding sequence ATGGATGCTGTCGTCGCGTCGGCGGTATGGTTCATCGGCTTGTTTCAAGCTGGCGCCAAGTATTTCACGGGTTTGGTCACCGGTATTATCCCACTGGTCATCGTGCTGATGACGGCGTTCAACGCGGTCATTGCGCTCATCGGTCAGGAACGCGTCGACCGTTTTGCCGTGTTCGCGTCACGCCCCGGCTGGGCGTACACTCCCCTGCGGTACGTCGCGCTGCCCATCGTCGCAGTATTCTTCCTCACCAACCCGATGGCGTATACGATGGGACGCTTCCTGCCGGAGCGGTTGAAGCCGGCCTTCTACGACTCAGCAGTGTCGTTCGTGCATCCCCCGCTGGGCCTCTTCCCACACGTCAATCCCGGTGAGCTCTTCGTCTGGGCCGGCATCGCGCTGGGGGTGACGACTGGCTACGGGGCCGCCACGACGGCCCGGCTCGCGGTCGCCTATCTGATCATGGGGGTCGTGGTCATCTTCATCCGTGGCATCGTCACCGAGCGCATCACCGCAGCGCTCTGGAAGGCGCCGGCGCAGACGCCGGAAACCGTGGCAGTCGCTGGTGAAGGAGAGGCCCCATGA
- a CDS encoding PTS sorbitol transporter subunit IIB translates to MKAFTNFLERLGRGTGKVVGTLYQAGRDSVDQVVKNILPFMAFISFVIGIITATGVGSWLAHVLRPLASNPIGLIVMSLIVGFPVLSPVLGPGAVIAQIIGTLLGTTFASKALPASIALPALFAINPQVGCDFIPVGLALGEAEPYTVEVGVPAVLTSRLITGPIAVILAYFASFAFGF, encoded by the coding sequence ATGAAAGCGTTCACCAACTTCCTCGAGAGGCTCGGACGCGGCACGGGGAAAGTGGTCGGCACATTGTATCAGGCCGGCCGCGACTCGGTGGATCAAGTCGTCAAGAACATCCTGCCGTTCATGGCGTTCATTTCGTTCGTCATCGGCATCATCACCGCGACCGGGGTGGGCAGCTGGCTGGCGCATGTCCTGCGGCCGTTGGCCAGCAACCCCATCGGCTTGATTGTGATGTCGTTGATCGTTGGCTTTCCCGTGCTCTCTCCGGTGCTCGGCCCGGGCGCGGTCATTGCGCAGATCATCGGGACCCTGCTGGGGACTACGTTTGCGAGCAAGGCGCTCCCGGCATCCATCGCGCTCCCGGCGCTCTTTGCCATCAACCCGCAGGTGGGGTGCGACTTCATTCCCGTGGGCTTGGCGCTCGGTGAGGCCGAGCCGTACACGGTAGAGGTCGGTGTGCCGGCGGTCCTGACGTCGCGGCTCATCACGGGGCCCATCGCCGTGATCCTCGCGTACTTTGCGAGCTTTGCTTTTGGATTCTAA
- a CDS encoding PTS sorbitol transporter: MPEERVYHKVRVKKGPKGWGGPLVIAPKPGRDLIYSVTGGGIHPLAARIAEMTGGIPFDGYRSKAAFEQIAVAVIDCGGTARVGVYPMKKVLTVDIYPTSPSGPLMRFITEELFVSGVRPEDIELIP; encoded by the coding sequence ATGCCGGAGGAAAGGGTCTATCATAAGGTCCGCGTCAAGAAGGGTCCGAAAGGCTGGGGAGGGCCGTTGGTCATCGCCCCCAAACCCGGCCGCGATTTGATCTATTCGGTGACCGGGGGTGGCATTCATCCGCTGGCGGCCAGGATCGCCGAGATGACTGGCGGGATCCCGTTCGACGGCTATAGGTCCAAAGCGGCCTTCGAACAAATCGCCGTGGCGGTCATCGACTGCGGTGGCACCGCCCGCGTTGGCGTCTATCCGATGAAGAAGGTGCTCACGGTGGATATCTATCCCACGTCGCCGTCTGGACCGCTGATGCGTTTCATCACCGAGGAGCTCTTTGTCTCGGGTGTGCGGCCGGAAGACATCGAGCTCATCCCCTAG
- a CDS encoding PTS glucitol/sorbitol transporter subunit IIA, which translates to MIKYQARITAIGPLVSEFVDAGILVFFGQTAPPELAEFSILHDGVRLEGTVSPGDQFCFDDHRYRVLAVGEVANKNLDMLGHLVVKFTGATMAQLPGDVCVEAAPLPKLALGMSFRIEGGDGDTRAN; encoded by the coding sequence ATGATCAAGTACCAGGCGCGTATCACGGCCATCGGGCCGCTCGTGTCCGAATTCGTCGACGCGGGCATCCTCGTGTTCTTCGGCCAGACCGCGCCGCCCGAGTTGGCAGAGTTCTCGATCTTGCACGATGGCGTTCGTCTCGAAGGCACCGTTTCCCCCGGTGATCAGTTTTGTTTCGACGATCACCGGTATCGGGTGCTGGCAGTAGGCGAGGTGGCCAACAAGAATCTCGATATGCTCGGCCATCTGGTAGTCAAGTTCACGGGCGCGACCATGGCCCAGCTGCCCGGCGATGTGTGCGTGGAAGCTGCTCCGCTGCCCAAGCTCGCGCTCGGGATGTCCTTTCGTATCGAAGGAGGAGACGGCGACACGCGAGCTAACTGA
- a CDS encoding SAF domain-containing protein: MSLRRRLQERARTLGPIRVGLVGAGQMGTGLVCQMERMDGMRIVATADVVSGRAASAYGESGVPVSHVVSMDDDVERAAELIQEGKRIATAHADWLVRIPALDVIVECTGVPEVGAQVCLAAIEAGKSIVNMNVEADATVGYRLAQLALDKNVVYTLIGGDEPGAIKQLYDFADVLGFEIVAIGKGKNNPLDRTANPETVRAQAIEQMMSPKMLASFVDGTKTMVEMTAVGNATGFAPEVPGGYGPQCTVDDLPRVFVPRSAGGILCAPGAVDYAIGPAPGVFVVITTDQPKIIRDLDYLHLRGHGRHWVLYRPYHLANLEAPITIADAVLDRKVTLATYRPPVCETVACAKRDLRPGDKIDALGGYTVYGLIERAQTSSAEGMVPVGLIVGATVERPVKANEPIRFPDVALDETQSIVRLRREQDRALLTVS; this comes from the coding sequence ATGTCGTTGCGTCGGCGACTGCAGGAACGCGCGCGGACACTTGGCCCGATCCGTGTGGGGCTCGTCGGTGCGGGGCAAATGGGCACGGGCTTAGTCTGCCAGATGGAGCGGATGGATGGGATGCGCATCGTGGCGACGGCAGACGTCGTGTCTGGACGGGCGGCCTCCGCGTACGGCGAGAGCGGTGTGCCAGTCTCGCACGTCGTCTCTATGGACGACGATGTCGAGAGAGCCGCGGAGTTGATTCAGGAAGGCAAACGCATCGCCACCGCGCACGCCGACTGGCTCGTGCGGATTCCCGCGCTGGACGTCATCGTCGAGTGCACGGGTGTTCCCGAGGTGGGTGCGCAGGTGTGCCTGGCGGCCATCGAGGCTGGCAAGAGCATCGTGAATATGAACGTCGAGGCCGACGCGACGGTCGGGTACCGGCTGGCCCAGCTTGCGCTCGACAAGAACGTGGTCTACACGCTGATCGGCGGCGACGAACCGGGAGCGATCAAACAACTGTACGATTTTGCGGATGTCTTGGGGTTTGAGATCGTGGCCATCGGGAAGGGCAAGAACAACCCCCTGGACCGTACCGCGAACCCCGAGACGGTCCGCGCACAGGCCATCGAGCAGATGATGAGTCCCAAAATGCTGGCGTCCTTTGTGGACGGCACCAAGACGATGGTGGAGATGACCGCGGTCGGGAACGCGACCGGCTTTGCCCCAGAAGTTCCGGGCGGGTATGGTCCCCAATGCACGGTGGACGATCTGCCCAGAGTATTCGTGCCCAGGTCGGCCGGCGGCATTCTCTGCGCCCCCGGCGCGGTCGACTACGCCATCGGTCCGGCACCCGGGGTCTTCGTCGTCATCACCACCGATCAGCCCAAGATCATCCGGGACCTTGATTACCTGCACTTGCGAGGCCATGGCCGCCATTGGGTTTTGTATCGCCCGTATCATCTGGCCAATCTTGAGGCCCCGATCACAATCGCTGATGCGGTCCTCGACAGGAAGGTGACCCTCGCGACCTACCGTCCGCCGGTGTGCGAGACCGTCGCATGCGCAAAGCGCGACCTCAGGCCGGGGGACAAGATCGATGCGCTCGGAGGATACACCGTATACGGCCTCATTGAGCGGGCGCAAACGTCGTCCGCCGAGGGCATGGTGCCCGTGGGCCTGATCGTCGGTGCAACGGTGGAGCGACCAGTGAAGGCGAACGAGCCGATCCGGTTCCCCGATGTGGCACTCGACGAAACCCAGTCCATCGTGCGCCTGCGGCGCGAGCAGGATCGGGCGCTTCTGACTGTATCTTGA
- a CDS encoding GlsB/YeaQ/YmgE family stress response membrane protein, which translates to MLVPGEGPGGLIGDLVIGIVGALLGGWIFRQLGHAGVTGLNIGSHRRGLHRRRDSVVDCPRCDGETVRA; encoded by the coding sequence ATGCTCGTGCCAGGTGAGGGTCCCGGTGGTCTCATCGGCGACCTCGTTATCGGCATCGTTGGAGCCCTTCTTGGCGGATGGATCTTTAGACAGTTGGGGCATGCCGGCGTGACCGGACTCAATATCGGTTCCCATCGTCGTGGCCTTCATCGGCGGCGTGATTCTGTTGTTGATTGTCCGCGCTGTGACGGGGAAACGGTTAGGGCCTAG
- a CDS encoding GYD domain-containing protein — protein sequence MATYVMLVNFTQKGIEDIKHGPDRLTAAKERVRKSGGEIKAFYLTMGQYDAIIIMEGPNDETVATGILQAASQGYIRTRTLRAFPENDYRKIVAALP from the coding sequence GTGGCGACCTACGTCATGTTGGTCAATTTCACGCAGAAGGGAATTGAGGATATCAAGCACGGCCCCGACCGGCTCACTGCGGCAAAGGAGCGGGTCCGCAAGAGCGGGGGAGAGATCAAAGCCTTCTATCTGACGATGGGGCAATACGATGCGATCATCATCATGGAGGGCCCGAACGACGAGACGGTGGCGACGGGAATTCTCCAGGCCGCTTCTCAAGGGTACATTCGCACCCGGACCCTTCGGGCGTTTCCCGAAAACGACTACCGGAAGATCGTCGCGGCACTGCCGTAA
- a CDS encoding TIGR03668 family PPOX class F420-dependent oxidoreductase: MLLRRARVGHLATADRRGQPYVVPICFVFDGYAIFTPIDKKPKRVAPRQLRRVRNIDANARVALMVDAYREDWRRLWHILVLGTAKVIQPGATDHERAVQLLRRKYRQYRTMRLEDSLVLQIAPHRITSWRAGTRSRIPRSS, translated from the coding sequence ATGCTGCTACGTCGCGCCCGGGTCGGGCACTTAGCTACCGCCGACCGGCGTGGACAACCCTACGTCGTCCCCATTTGTTTTGTTTTCGACGGGTACGCGATCTTCACGCCGATCGACAAGAAACCCAAACGGGTGGCACCGCGACAACTTCGACGGGTGCGCAACATCGATGCCAACGCTCGCGTCGCCCTCATGGTGGATGCGTATCGTGAGGACTGGCGACGCCTGTGGCATATCCTCGTCCTTGGGACTGCGAAGGTGATTCAACCTGGCGCAACGGATCACGAGCGTGCAGTGCAGTTGTTGCGTCGAAAATACCGTCAGTACCGTACGATGCGACTCGAGGATAGCTTGGTACTCCAAATCGCCCCGCACAGAATCACATCGTGGCGCGCCGGCACGCGATCACGTATTCCGCGGTCCAGCTAA
- a CDS encoding LLM class F420-dependent oxidoreductase — protein MRTGFVLPQVGSSANPHSIVRVAQRAEALGYDSVWVTERLLYPVKPQTPYGATPDGSLPEAYKIVFDPLETLTFVAAQTKRIALGTSVLDMPFYNPVMLARRLTTLDIFSAGRLRVGLGQGWSKDEYDAVGISPNGLGKRADEFIQVLKAIWTTDPVEFHGHYFQIPKSIIQPKPVQKPHPPLYLAAFSPSALKRAATLANGWNPVAVPVDGMKQMMAGLKDMARAAGRDPASVEVVVRANLSITQQPLGEKRWIFSGTLEEIKADIAAVKTLGVNEIFFDATFSPGVHSESDVLRILEEIRRVV, from the coding sequence GTGCGTACGGGTTTTGTCCTTCCCCAAGTGGGCTCCAGTGCAAATCCTCATTCGATCGTACGGGTCGCACAACGTGCGGAGGCCTTAGGTTACGATAGCGTGTGGGTCACGGAGCGGTTGCTCTACCCGGTTAAACCCCAGACGCCTTATGGTGCAACCCCGGACGGTTCGCTGCCGGAGGCATACAAAATTGTCTTTGATCCCCTTGAGACGCTCACGTTTGTGGCGGCCCAAACGAAGCGCATTGCACTCGGTACCAGTGTGCTCGATATGCCATTCTACAATCCCGTGATGCTGGCACGACGCCTGACTACTCTGGACATCTTCTCGGCGGGGCGCCTACGCGTCGGGCTTGGCCAAGGGTGGTCCAAGGACGAGTATGATGCGGTGGGAATCTCCCCCAACGGACTGGGCAAGCGTGCAGACGAATTCATTCAGGTTCTCAAGGCAATCTGGACGACTGACCCTGTGGAGTTTCACGGCCACTATTTTCAAATCCCTAAGTCCATCATCCAGCCCAAACCTGTGCAGAAACCTCATCCGCCACTGTACCTCGCTGCGTTCTCTCCTAGCGCCCTCAAGCGGGCAGCAACGCTGGCAAATGGGTGGAATCCGGTAGCCGTGCCGGTGGACGGAATGAAGCAGATGATGGCGGGCCTCAAGGACATGGCAAGGGCTGCAGGGAGAGACCCCGCCTCCGTAGAGGTCGTGGTGCGCGCTAATCTCTCGATAACCCAACAGCCATTGGGGGAAAAGCGCTGGATATTCTCTGGCACACTGGAGGAAATCAAAGCTGACATCGCGGCTGTTAAAACACTTGGGGTGAATGAGATCTTCTTTGACGCCACGTTCTCACCCGGGGTACACTCCGAGAGCGACGTTCTCAGGATCTTGGAGGAGATTCGCCGTGTCGTTTGA